The Persephonella sp. KM09-Lau-8 nucleotide sequence TGGCTGTTCCTCCAATGTTGGAAGCCAAAACCGTTGCAATAATATAGGGAACAGGAGGTAATTTAAGCTTCCTTGTTATAGATATAAGAATAGGCACCATAAATAATACCGTTGTTACGTTATCTAAAAAGGCTGATAGAACAGCTGTTAACATTGTAAATGTAAGAATAATCTTTAGTGGATCTCCTTTCGTTATTCGTAAAGCTACTGAGGATAGTATTGAGAAAAACCCACTTTCAATCAGGACAGAAACAATAATCATCATTCCAATAAGAAGAAACATTGTGTTGTGGTCTATCGCTTCCCATGCGGCTTCTGGTGTAACCACTCCCAGAAAAATAGCCAGTGTTCCACCCAGTAAGGCTGCCGGAACCCTATGGAAGAATTTTTCCAGAATAATCATTGCATAAGTGCCAATAAATAGTAAAACAGATATCCAGTATAAAGATTCTTTAGAACCTAAACCTATCATTCCCAGTATAGTTGTTGTGTGGTGCTCCACTTTTACTCTCCTTCTTCTTGGTCTTTGAATATTCCAACAGACATTTCTGAATTTTCTATATAAGAATCTTTGTTTTCAATATTTTGGTTTATTATAAGTAGGTCATACTCTTTTTTTCGCGCATAATAAGGGATTTCTTTTTTGGATCACCTTTAACTATAATCAGTTCTGCTTTTTCTTTACCAAGGGCTTTTACCATTTTTTCCCTAACAATTTCAACATGTTCCTTAAATAGGTCAGCTACAATTTGCTTTGCTTCTTCTTCAGGATGGGTTTTCATAAGTGAAAGCTCATAAAAAGCTTCATAAAAGGAAGTAATAAAATGAAAGTCTACTCCAAGTTTGCTAACAAACAGATGAGTAGACTTTATATAAAATGGTGTTGCTGTTTCTTTATCTACATTGATTAAAACTTTTTCTAATTTTGATGCGTCTTCTTGAAGAAGAATAATATCAATATTTTTTATGGAGTGGATAAATTTCTCTGTTTCCGGAGTTTTGAATATATGTTCTAAAGGTGAAAGCTTTTCGCGGGTAAGAATAAGTAAGTCAGGTTTTTCTTTTTTGATTTCTTCTTTAATGAAATCTTCTTCTATCTGATTTTTGAGTTCAAAATCTATACCATTTGAAGAAACCATGGAAAGGGCTTTTTCTTTTTCTTCTTGGGGAATATCTACAAATAATAGAATTAGTTTTTTCTGCAACTTAGAGGTGATTTTTTTCACAATTTCCAAATTATTAAAATTTACTTTTCCTTTTTGATAAAAAATGATAGTGTCTACAGGCATTCTAAAATCCCCTTTTGAATCAGTTTTAATAATTTATCGGAAGTATGAGAGATTTGTTTAAAGGAAAATGTTGATTTTTGAGATTCAGGTGATTTTCTTTTTTGGTGGAGGCGGGGGGAATCGAACCCCCGTCCGAGAACGGCCGTTGCTCGGGCCTTCTACAGGCTTAGCCTGTGTTTGATTTCTCGCCTGCGGCGACCCCACAGGCAGGGTATCCGCAGGCAAGCCCTGTAAGGTTTCGGAAAGTGCCTACAGGGCGGTCAGCACTTTCCTATCCCGTGTGTCTAACGCCCTTCCCAAGCCCACGGGCAAGCTCAGGAGGACGTCGCTGCGCTAATTAGGCAGCGAGAGCGATTTCGCGTTCGGGAATTGTTGTTGTTTGGTTTTTTACGGAGTATCCTTCTCCGGCCTGCTGACCCGGCGTAACCGTTCCCGTCGAACCCGGATCGCCCCCTTATTCAATTTGAGCATAATAAATTTAAACCTTTAATAGAATTTGTCAATACCTATCCAAATATTTGATGAACTATTTTAAGGGATATTATTCCTCCAAAGAACAGGAATGCAAATATAAGAGCAGCTGCATAAATTGGTTTCATTCCTACCCCTTTAATTTTGTTTATATTTGTCTCAAGTCCCATTGCAGCCATTGCTACAGTCAGTAAAAATCCATCTATTAGATTTATCTGCTGAACTATATTAGCTGGAACTATTTGAAGAGAATTGACTCCTACCATTGCTATAAATCCAAAAACAAAATATGGAATAGGTATATCTCTGAGAGTTACACCAGCTCCGTGGGTGGCATGTTTTTTTGCAAGATAAAAACTGAGGGCAATAAGAAGAGGGGCGAGCATCATAACTCTTGTAAGCTTAGCAATAGTTGCTGTGTTGCCAGCTGGTTCAGAAATTGCGAACCCTGCAGCAACAACCTGTGCAACTTCATGAACTGTTGCACCTGTCCATATACCGTATAAGACATCATCAAATCCAAGTATATTTCCAAAAGATTTATAAACTATTGGGTAAATAAACATTGCAATTGTTCCAAAAATTGTTACAGTAGCTACAGCCATAGCTGCATGGTGCATTTCTGCGCGAACTACAGGAGCCGTTGCTAAAACTGCTGATGCTCCACATATAGAACTTCCTGAAGCGATAAGATAGCTCATTTCGGCATCTAAACCAAACAGCTTTCTTGAAATAAACACACCAAGCAAAAATGTGGATACAAGCATAATAGTATCAACAATTAAACCTTCAAGACCAACTTCCATAACATTTTGAAATGTTAATCTGAAACCGAGAAATACAATTGCTATCCTTAAAATTTTTTTCAATGAAAAAATAACACCAGGCTTAAAGCTTTCTGGCATTTTCCATATATTTCCAATGAGCACACCAAGTAAGATTGCTATGATTAATGGACTAAAGTTTACTGTTTCTTTTACAATTTCTAATCTGGATAGGAATGTCGCGACAATGGCTATTATTGTGGCAAAAATAATTCCTGGAATGTATTTCATTGATTTACCTCAAGATTTTGATTTGTGTAAATATGATAAGAATCCTGAAGTGTTTAATCCAATTTGGAAATTTTATAAATGTATTGAAAAATTTAAAATGAAAAGGGGCAGATGCCCCTAAATTTTATGGACATTCCATAGTATGAGGAATTTTATCAAGATTAAGGAGAAAAGCTTTAAAAGGTCCCATATTTCTCGCAGCTTCTCTTTTTGAACCAATAAAATCCAGTTTTAACATTATTTTTATTCCCATAAAACCAAATTCACCTTTTGCAAGGGACTTCCAGTTTTCATCTGTAGCAGACATAATAAAATCTGCTTTTTCATCTGTTGCTTTTCCTCCGTAAACGCATATAGCCTTTCCATCTTTGGGAGCTATATGAAGTTCTACAGCCTTATCTGCTCCACATTTTTTTCTGTAAAATCTGATAATTCTGTACTCTCTTTTTTCTTTAATTGCTTTTGATGCCCATTTACCTAAACCATCTACTAATTTGGGTGTTTTATTCCAGAGCTCACAAAATTGTTTTGCATATTCTTCATCCATTAGTTTCGGTGTTGCATAGGAAAATCCAAGGGTAAATATAAAAGTAAGTAATGCTATTCCAATTCTTTTCATCTTTCTCTCCCCT carries:
- a CDS encoding SCP2 sterol-binding domain-containing protein, with protein sequence MKRIGIALLTFIFTLGFSYATPKLMDEEYAKQFCELWNKTPKLVDGLGKWASKAIKEKREYRIIRFYRKKCGADKAVELHIAPKDGKAICVYGGKATDEKADFIMSATDENWKSLAKGEFGFMGIKIMLKLDFIGSKREAARNMGPFKAFLLNLDKIPHTMECP
- a CDS encoding YeiH family protein is translated as MKYIPGIIFATIIAIVATFLSRLEIVKETVNFSPLIIAILLGVLIGNIWKMPESFKPGVIFSLKKILRIAIVFLGFRLTFQNVMEVGLEGLIVDTIMLVSTFLLGVFISRKLFGLDAEMSYLIASGSSICGASAVLATAPVVRAEMHHAAMAVATVTIFGTIAMFIYPIVYKSFGNILGFDDVLYGIWTGATVHEVAQVVAAGFAISEPAGNTATIAKLTRVMMLAPLLIALSFYLAKKHATHGAGVTLRDIPIPYFVFGFIAMVGVNSLQIVPANIVQQINLIDGFLLTVAMAAMGLETNINKIKGVGMKPIYAAALIFAFLFFGGIISLKIVHQIFG